The nucleotide sequence AACTGACCCTCTACACCCACTGTAATCACGGGGCGTTAGCGACTTCGGGCTTTGGCACTTCCCTGGGCATCGTTCGCACCGCCTGGCAAGAGTCGCGGTTGGAAAAAGTGATCGCCGGGGAAACGCGGCCTTGGCTGCAGGGCTCCCGCCTCACGGCGTGGGAATGCGTGCAAGAGCAAATTCCCGTCACGATTGTCACCGACAGCATGGCTGCCCACTGCATGAAACGGGGCATGGTAGATGCCGTCGTGGTGGGAGCCGATCGCATCGCGGTCAATGGTGACACGGTGAATAAAATTGGCACCTATGCCCTCGCGATCGCCGCTAAAGCGCACAACTTGCCCTTCCTGGTGGCGGCTCCGTTATCGACCGTAGACTTCGGACTGGCGACCGGGGACGGCCTCGACATTGCCCAGGGCCAAGGTACCGATGTTTGCCGCCTGGGCGATACGGTCACCTGTCCCGAAGACGTGGCGACCTACAATCCCCTGGCTGATGTCACCCCCGCTGACCTGATTACGGCGATCGTCACCGAGCATGGGGCGATCGCCCCGGCTGACCTCGCTAACTTTGCCCAGCGTCAAGCCTGAAAGTTGGCAGGCAATAACTCATCTGACCAGAGGTCTTTCTGTTTAAGCCAATCGCGGCTAAACAATCGTGACTGATAGCGGGCTCCACTGTCGCACAACACCGTGACAATGGTGTGTCCCGGCCCCATTTTTTTGGCCAGTTTCACAGCGGCCCCTACGTTGATGCCCACCGAGCCGCCCATAAAGAGCCCGTCTTTATAGAGCAATTGGTAAACCGTTTTCAACGCTTCAGGATCCGTGACTTGAATGGCATCATCCGCCGGAGCTCCCTGCATGTTAGCGGTGACTCGGCCATTGCCAATGCCCTCGGTGATCGAGTTGCCTGATGAGCTGATTTCCCCCGTTTTGACGTAACTGTAGAGCCCACTGCCCATCGGATCTGCCACCACACACTGAATATCAGGATTTTGATCTTTGAAGAACATGGCAGTCCCCGCATAGGTGCCCCCGGTTCCCGTCGCGGCCACCCAGGCATCCACCTTACCGTCGGTCTGAGTCCAAATTTCGGGACCCGTGGTTTCATAATGGGCGCGGCGATTGGCCAAATTATCAAACTGGTTGGCCCACACTGCATTCGGGGTCTCCTCCGCAATGCGTGCCGAGACTTTCACATAGTTATTGGGGTTTTTATAAGGCACTGCAGGCACCGGACGGACTTCTGCTCCGAGAGTACGCAGCATGTCCATTTTTTCTTGAGATTGAGTATCGGGAATCACGATCAGGCACTTGTAACCCTTGGCGTTGCAAATGTGAGCCAGCCCGATACCTGTATTCCCGGCGGTGCCTTCCACCACGGTGCCACCGGGATGCAGTACTCCCCGTTCTTCGGCATCTTTGATGATGTAGAGTGCAGCCCGATCCTTCACCGATCCACCGGGATTCAGAAACTCCGCCTTACCGAGAATTTCGCAGCCCGTTTCTTCGCTAAAACTGTTCAGCCGAATCAGGGGAGTGTTGCCTACGGTGCCGACAAAGCCTTGTTTGATATCCATCCTGGGTGCTAACTAAAGGAGCGCAAGTCACTACATTTGCCATCCTAAAGGGTAATGGTGACAGCAACCGGGATTGAGCCGGAAATGTTGGGGCACAAACCCCCGAGGACTCAAAACCGCTACCGAACAGCGCCACCGAGAGCGAGCTCAGACGCCACCGTCGCATTCAAAGCAGGGTGGAAATTAGGGTGAGGCATTGATTATGCTGAAGCCTGTAGCTGCTCGTTTCGGGAAAGGCAAATGGTCGCTGTGCAACGCTGGTTAATTCTGCTCGTGATGGGGATTTTGAGTCTGGTCTGGATGCCGTCGGTGGCCCTGGCCCAAGCCAACAACTACGCCCCGCCGCTGTCGTTCAGCAATGCCGAACTGCGGGGACGAGACTTTCGCGGCCAAAACCTGCAGGCAGCCGAATTTTCTAATGCCAATCTATCAGAAGCTGATTTCACCGGAGCCGATGCCCGAGGCGCGATTTTTAGTGCATCGGTGGCGCGGGAAACCAACTTTCACGGGGTCGATTTTTCCACTGGCATGTTAGATTCCAGCAATTTCACCGGGGCTGACTTTTCCGATGCGCTGCTGATCGATACGATTATGCTGCGTTCGACCTTTGACGATGCTGACATTACGGGCGCAGACTTTTCCGGCGCGCTGCTAGACGGGGTGCAGTTCCGTAACTTGTGCGCGATCGCATCGGGCACCAATCCCCAAACTGGGGTTGCAACACGCGATTCGTTGGGCTGTCGTTAAGGGCTTACGCCGGCACTGACCGAGGGGTGAGGGGCAGTTCGAGGCGATCGCCGACGGCGGATTCGAGAACTTGAATGGCCTTGCCCTGAGCCGCAAACTGCTCTCGCACCGTGGCTGGCCCTCCCGAAGCCGACAGCACGGAGACAAGCAGTCCCTCGTAGGTGGTCTCTTGGGCATCGGTAGTGGGCAACATGACCTGTGGCTGTAACCAATCAGCCAATTCGTTAGCACTTTTGACCCCGCGAATGACTGGGCCCACCAGCGGCAGCGACAAAGTCAGCATGGGCGTCAGCACCACATCGACGGGTGCTTCTTGCTTCAGCGACTCGGGATGATAGCCGTGGGGCTCATAAAACAGCTTCAAACCAGTCGCGTTTTCCGTGACGATGTACCCGTTTTCTAGCAGAGTCGGACCAATGGGCGAGCCTTGAACCGCTTTCACGATCACGCCGCCGCGCGTCGTCGATTCACCATGATCGAGGGCCGTGACATCGGTAAAACCAAACTCGCGCACCACCTTCGCGGCATTGGGCGAGCCCACAACCGGAATCGATTTGTCCAGCGCTTTCAAGGTTTCAGGATGAGCGTGATCCGGCAAGCCCTGGGTCAGCAAGATAAAGTCAACGTCGCTGGGCAGGGGAATGGTTTTGGTCTTCTCGCCCTTGAACAGCCAGTCGGCATTGCCAAAGGTCAAAGCCCCGATGAGCCAAGGGTCAACTAAAATCTTTTGGTCAGCGATTTCCCACAACCAACTGTTGTTGTCGAGCCAGGTCGTAAACATGACAAGCCAGGTTTTACATCTCTTTACAGTCTAAAGGGTTGGTGGCGTTATGGTCGCGATCGCTCACCAGCGGTGAGCCTGTTGGCAGATGATGGATGGTGTTTGAGGCGCTGTTAAAGCGTTTTTGAGTCAGGTAGCCGCAATGTCTGAGCCTTCCAAATCACTCCCAAAGCTAGCGGCAAGACTATTTGCGGAGACGGGCGATCGCGCTGCGTTTATCCAGTCCTTGACCGCCCCACAGCCACTCGCGCCAAGCATTTTGTGGACCCGCCCAAAGCCACCAGATCTGGACTGGCCCACGCTGCCGTCGTTGTCCTGGCAACCGAGCCAAGTGGATCGGCTAGCGGGCGATCACCGTCCCGGTCAGCATCCGCTGCACGAGCAGGGCTATTACTATTGCCTAGATTTTTCGTCAGTGTTCGCGGTGTCGCTGCTGCAAGCGATCGCCGAACCCATCGAAGTGGCGATCGACCTTTGTGCGGCTCCCGGTGGCAAAAGCCTATGCACCTGGG is from Leptolyngbya iicbica LK and encodes:
- a CDS encoding MBL fold metallo-hydrolase — encoded protein: MFTTWLDNNSWLWEIADQKILVDPWLIGALTFGNADWLFKGEKTKTIPLPSDVDFILLTQGLPDHAHPETLKALDKSIPVVGSPNAAKVVREFGFTDVTALDHGESTTRGGVIVKAVQGSPIGPTLLENGYIVTENATGLKLFYEPHGYHPESLKQEAPVDVVLTPMLTLSLPLVGPVIRGVKSANELADWLQPQVMLPTTDAQETTYEGLLVSVLSASGGPATVREQFAAQGKAIQVLESAVGDRLELPLTPRSVPA
- a CDS encoding pentapeptide repeat-containing protein, with product MVAVQRWLILLVMGILSLVWMPSVALAQANNYAPPLSFSNAELRGRDFRGQNLQAAEFSNANLSEADFTGADARGAIFSASVARETNFHGVDFSTGMLDSSNFTGADFSDALLIDTIMLRSTFDDADITGADFSGALLDGVQFRNLCAIASGTNPQTGVATRDSLGCR
- the mtnA gene encoding S-methyl-5-thioribose-1-phosphate isomerase, with protein sequence MAQRLETHVYPVLWHEDHVLLIDQRKLPKEYSVVSISRCEDILTAIASRIVRGGPALGMAAAYGLYLGATTIQTDDRTAFLERLEAIAEQLKSVRPDKANLLWSVDYLVKQVQQSSASVDELKANLLKQAQKIQQEDWEICVAIGKHGLAALPQTPAKLTLYTHCNHGALATSGFGTSLGIVRTAWQESRLEKVIAGETRPWLQGSRLTAWECVQEQIPVTIVTDSMAAHCMKRGMVDAVVVGADRIAVNGDTVNKIGTYALAIAAKAHNLPFLVAAPLSTVDFGLATGDGLDIAQGQGTDVCRLGDTVTCPEDVATYNPLADVTPADLITAIVTEHGAIAPADLANFAQRQA
- a CDS encoding cysteine synthase A encodes the protein MDIKQGFVGTVGNTPLIRLNSFSEETGCEILGKAEFLNPGGSVKDRAALYIIKDAEERGVLHPGGTVVEGTAGNTGIGLAHICNAKGYKCLIVIPDTQSQEKMDMLRTLGAEVRPVPAVPYKNPNNYVKVSARIAEETPNAVWANQFDNLANRRAHYETTGPEIWTQTDGKVDAWVAATGTGGTYAGTAMFFKDQNPDIQCVVADPMGSGLYSYVKTGEISSSGNSITEGIGNGRVTANMQGAPADDAIQVTDPEALKTVYQLLYKDGLFMGGSVGINVGAAVKLAKKMGPGHTIVTVLCDSGARYQSRLFSRDWLKQKDLWSDELLPANFQA